In Leishmania braziliensis MHOM/BR/75/M2904 complete genome, chromosome 14, the following are encoded in one genomic region:
- a CDS encoding tub family protein-like protein, whose protein sequence is MNAVIPARLTEDVVRCAFGSDTAPSLASGAVAGESGACPGSGRACSIIMPTCKEGSDAASMYSMSQSVLPMDPRERIYYRPRRHLLQCYLERRKLKGLGITSLLPGTRKSFQFFLECTNDFVLAAVPRSLRSRIKVEDTSSGASGQLYPVTQGGANIVFTINQQQLDGDTRSFVGKLSRRGNGMEMVMFSEGSKATRKEILAVLLHNFADTSQSSLTVLLPAIDPASGYIKPLEGGEVKFLRDGRGSLGGATENSDDDVDPAYLTTSSAAPSSVPVGDSSRANSASALNSGETCGRQKKRCSHGVLASEYRRSPCSPSIVVLNSKTPEWDGVLRGHKLDFHGRATKASEKNFQLVAASDPGKVVMLFGKQSDDRFALDFRYPLCGLQAAAIATTVMTARKAII, encoded by the coding sequence ATGAATGCCGTGATTCCAGCAAGGTTGACGGAGGACGTCGTGCGGTGCGCCTTTGGCAGCGACACTGCACCGTCACTTGCCAGTGGGGCGGTCGCAGGAGAAAGCGGTGCATGCCCGGGTAGCGGGCGCGCGTGCAGTATCATCATGCCCACATGCAAGGAGGGAAGCGACGCCGCCTCTATGTACAGCATGTCGCAGTCAGTGCTGCCAATGGACCCGCGTGAGCGCATCTACTACCGCCCCCGGCGCCATTTACTGCAGTGCTACCTGGAGCGGCGCAAGCTCAAGGGCCTCGGAATcacatcgctgctgcccggAACCCGCAAGTCCTTTCAGTTTTTTCTAGAGTGCACAAACGACTTTGTACTAGCCGCCGTCCCGCGCAGTCTTAGGTCACGTATAAAGGTCGAGGATACATCGAGTGGGGCCAGTGGGCAGTTGTACCCTGTCACGCAAGGCGGCGCCAATATTGTGTTCACTATCAATCAGCAACAGCTGGACGGTGACACGCGCAGCTTCGTCGGCAAGCTCTCGCGGCGCGGCAATGGGATGGAGATGGTGATGTTTAGCGAGGGCAGCAAGGCGACTCGGAAGGAGATTCTCGCGGTTCTTCTGCACAACTTCGCCGACACAAGTCAGTCGTCGCTtacagtgctgctgccggctATCGACCCGGCGTCTGGGTACATCAAACCACTggagggcggcgaggtcAAATTCCTGCGCGACGGCCGCGGGAGCCTCGGTGGGGCGACGGAGAACTCTGACGACGACGTCGACCCGGCGTATTTGACCACGTCGAGCGCGGCCCCAAGCAGCGTGCCTGTGGGCGACTCTTCCAGGGCAAACAGCGCGTCTGCACTAAACAGCGGCGAGACATGTGGTCGGCAAAAAAAGCGGTGTTCGCACGGGGTGCTGGCCAGCGAGTACCGGAGAAGCCCCTGCAGTCCAAGCATAGTTGTCCTCAACAGCAAGACGCCTGAATGGGATGGCGTGCTGCGTGGGCACAAACTTGACTTCCACGGACGCGCTACGAAGGCGAGTGAGAAGAACTTCCAGCTCGTCGCCGCCTCTGATCCTGGGAAGGTGGTCATGCTCTTCGGTAAGCAGAGCGACGACCGCTTTGCCCTCGACTTCCGCTACCCGCTCTGCGGCCTTCAAGCAGCCGCGATCGCGACCACAGTTATGACGGCTCGCAAGGCGATCATTTGA
- a CDS encoding putative kinesin — translation MSNADSRDDTPSPPRRTRQEVWNHRNVDAIPSDLTRTSAHVDPISSSGAVNATRTLRESKRYFGCIRVVVRCRPLQPDTEAHHSAERVHINGDEVIVRDRMAPNEGRSYRFDRVLPPEADQVATFAEIAPLVEHVLDGLHATVFAYGQTGSGKTYTMDGLRSSGLNLQQRKAMVPHVDGTAVQQHGIMLRIIQLLFDRARERQRAVGVEDAESPDNAGTTDDGVVYTFRCSFYQIYNEKISDLLRGIGVSANPNEAAAPLPFSSSTLAKLQMDARGERGVDQGDLRVRWHKGDVFKVENLFICSCNSPDEMRGMLFSGIQQKVVSSHLINRQSSRSHCVFTIYVESRARQNGELLSQSELSLVDLAGSEKIGLLSHRPGAKLIKESIDINTSLLALGKVITALSGGAAEATSTLKRKNAGVVSHARGGAEQHTGGRHIPYRDSKLTMLLKHALGGNSLTTMIACISPSDRYVEETISTLMYAGRAKSIRNAPHVNEDATTLLMRKLRGEIAQLKTEIGYYREMAMKSLVEREGRANVCERCSGVVYKNSLRPADPSSSIGCSTAADVTTGQEVDQLADSLVAACGMLAKLMQANAELRELYDAARGVQDAVERREAELNAENLSLRERLAMLEDIVLQEDLEEVKEDSLLGDADAKGMLNSSKPPKQARPSRERPELSRAVGGPLSAVTQTTALPALEQCTGDRASSAGAVDDSATGGSSSQRSTVSSTDVGRRATVGNERCEPGKRASTSPSTRSATRVSAPHNGAVASPVRTIALGPSPTVEQLSSVLHGLPSGIPALGDASEASLMRRADRASLRKRATEDKDGRQEHGRKKTRRKRSGGLARRLTEYEARYRMPHTTETYADYYQQPVRSKSVAVVVPGAPAIRASETASMQVTAALQDMRITVSKLPKAVVREYVPASLLRPGMFGSLAFGGDDAAKMRFEQNRSAREARLRESKQRQQELYRKVHLAVHGLRSEDHASVGVAHSSSSASSLETETPQQANRTSDYTSNPGEREKECCRSGPVYPICAPTSSCAALAVKRAGTAPYCEPSVRQSPSASFASMPRHMEYVEHNK, via the coding sequence ATGAGCAATGCCGACAGCCGAGACGacacgccgtcaccgccgcgtAGGACGCGGCAGGAGGTATGGAATCACCGCAATGTGGATGCGATACCCAGTGATCTCACCAGAACCAGTGCGCACGTGGACCCCATATCGAGCAGCGGAGCCGTAAACGCGACCAGGACTTTGAGAGAAAGCAAGCGCTACTTTGGTTGCATCCGCGTTGTCGTGCGCTGTCGCCCGTTGCAGCCGGACACAGAAGCCCACCACTCAGCCGAGCGCGTTCATATCAATGGCGACGAGGTGATCGTGCGTGATAGGATGGCGCCAAACGAAGGCCGGTCCTACCGCTTCGATCGGGTCCTGCCTCCCGAAGCAGATCAGGTAGCCACCTTCGCGGAGATCGCTCCTCTCGTGGAGCACGTACTCGATGGGCTTCACGCCACCGTATTCGCCTATGGGCAaaccggcagcggcaagaccTACACCATGGATGggttgcgcagcagcggattgaatcttcagcagcgcaaggCGATGGTACCTCATGTGGACGGGACAGCAGTTCAGCAGCACGGGATCATGCTTCGTATCATTCAGCTGCTCTTTGACCGTGCACGTGAACGGCAACGCGCGGTTGGCGTGGAAGACGCCGAATCGCCGGATAATGCCGGAACGACAGACGACGGGGTGGTGTACACGTTTCGCTGCAGCTTCTACCAGATCTACAATGAAAAGATTTCTGATCTGCTCCGCGGCATCGGCGTCTCGGCAAACCCCaacgaggcagcggcgcctttGCCGTTCTCTTCGTCCACCCTGGCAAAGCTCCAGATGGATGCAcgcggcgagagaggcgtCGATCAGGGCGacctgcgtgtgcgctggcaCAAGGGCGACGTCTTCAAGGTGGAGAACTTGTTTATTTGCAGCTGTAACTCCCCGGATGAGATGCGTGGGATGCTCTTCAGCGGGATTCAGCAGAAGGTTGTGAGCAGTCACCTCATCAATCGCCAGTCCTCCCGCTCCCATTGTGTCTTTACCATCTACGTGGAAAGCCGCGCCCGCCAAAATGGTGAGCTGCTCAGTCAATCCGAGCTGTCACTTGTGGACCTAGCAGGCTCCGAAAAGATTGGTCTTCTCTCCCACCGCCCAGGCGCGAAGCTTATCAAGGAGTCCATCGACATCAATACGTCGCTGCTGGCTCTGGGAAAGGTGATCACCGCGCTcagtggcggagctgcggaGGCGACTTCGACACTTAAAAGGAAGAACGCCGGTGTGGTATCTCACGCTCGCGGCGGTGCAGAGCAGCACACCGGAGGCCGCCACATTCCTTATCGTGACAGCAAGCTGACAATGCTCCTCAAGCACGCTCTTGGTGGCAACTCTCTGACCACCATGATTGCCTGCATCAGTCCCTCGGACCGTTACGTGGAGGAGACGATCTCGACGCTTATGTATGCGGGTCGCGCGAAGAGCATTCGGAATGCGCCGCACGTGAACGAAGATGCGACGACGTTGCTAATGCGAAAGCTCCGAGGGGAGATTGCCCAGCTTAAAACGGAGATCGGGTACTATCGTGAGATGGCGATGAAGTCCCTGGTAGAGCGTGAAGGACGTGCAAACGTGTgcgagcgctgcagcggtgtggTGTACAAGAATTCCCTACGCCCCGCCGACCCATCGAGCTCCATTGGCTGTAGCACGGCAGCAGACGTGACCACTGGACAAGAGGTGGATCAACTAGCGGACTCGCTTGTAGCCGCGTGCGGAATGCTCGCCAAGTTGATGCAGGCAAATGCAGAGCTACGCGAGCTCTATGATGCGGCGCGCGGGGTACAGGATGCTGTGGAACGTCGCGAGGCAGAGCTCAACGCCGAGAACCTGTCGCTTCGAGAGCGTCTTGCCATGCTGGAGGATATTGTGCTGCAAGAGGACCTGGAGGAGGTAAAGGAGGATAGCCTGCTGGGCGACGCTGATGCCAAGGGAATGCTTAACAGCAGCAAGCCACCGAAGCAGGCTAGGCCTTCCCGGGAGAGACCGGAGCTCTCGCGTGCCGTGGGAGGACCACTTTCGGCGGTGACGCAGACCACCGCCTTACCAGCTCTCGAGCAGTGTACAGGTGATAGAGCGAGTAGCGCTGGGGCAGTCGATGACAGCGCCACAGGAGGCTCCTCTTCGCAGCGATCCACTGTCTCATCGACCGATGTTGGGCGACGTGCTACGGTGGGGAATGAGCGTTGTGAGCCCGGTAAGCGCGCCTCAACATCACCATCCACACGCAGCGCGACACGTGTAAGTGCACCTCACAACGGCGCGGTGGCGTCGCCTGTGCGCACGATAGCCCTTGGCCCATCCCCCACGGTAGAGCAGCTCTCTAGCGTTCTGCATGGCCTGCCAAGTGGCATCCCTGCATTGGGTGACGCTTCTGAGGCCTCGCTGATGCGCCGTGCCGACCGTGCGTCCTTGAGGAAGCGTGCGACGGAGGATAAGGACGGACGACAAGAGCATGGTCGGAAAAAGACAAGGAGGAAGCGCAGTGGTGGCCTGGCGAGGCGACTCACGGAGTACGAGGCGCGGTACCGGATGCCGCACACCACTGAAACGTACGCTGACTACTACCAGCAGCCGGTTCGCAGCAAGAGTGTAGCGGTTGTGGTTCCTGGTGCTCCTGCGATTCGAGCGTCGGAGACTGCCTCGATGCAGGTGACGGCTGCGTTGCAGGACATGAGGATAACGGTGTCAAAGCTGCCCAAGGCGGTGGTACGAGAGTACGTgcccgcctctcttttgcgGCCCGGTATGTTCGGGTCTTTGGCGTTCGGCGGTGATGATGCCGCAAAAATGCGGTTTGAGCAGAACCGTAGCGCCCGAGAGGCACGTCTGCGCGAGTcgaagcagcgccagcaggagTTGTACCGGAAGGTTCACCTGGCCGTTCACGGGCTTCGATCTGAGGACCACGCAAGCGTCGGCGTTGCTcactcgtcgtcgtcggcctCTTCTTTAGAGACCGAGACGCCACAGCAGGCAAACAGGACAAGCGATTACACTAGCAATCCCggtgagcgagagaaggaatGCTGCCGAAGCGGTCCTGTGTATCCAATTTGTGCGCCGACGTCTTCCTGCGCGGCCCTGGCGGTCAAACGCGCTGGCACCGCTCCGTACTGTGAGCCGAGTGTGCGCCAGAGCCCATCCGCCTCCTTTGCCAGCATGCCACGCCATATGGAGTACGTGGAGCACAACAAGtaa